A stretch of the Nitratireductor thuwali genome encodes the following:
- a CDS encoding NADP-dependent malic enzyme translates to MPDKEKNERQGPSVSPQEALDFHSMGRPGKLEITPTKPMATQRDLSLAYSPGVAVPVQAIAEDPSRAFDYTTRGNLVAVISNGTAILGLGNLGALASKPVMEGKAVLFKRFADVDSIDLEVDTEDADAFVNCVKLLGPSFGGINLEDIKAPECFIIEQQLRELMDIPVFHDDQHGTAIIAIAGLINALHLTGRDMQSTRLVCNGAGAAGIACIELVKSLGFRPENVILCDTKGVVHKGRTEGMNQWKSAHAVETDRRTLADALDGADVFFGLSAKGALTPAMVKSMAKNPIIFAMANPDPEITPEEVAEIRTDAIMATGRSDYPNQVNNVLGFPYIFRGALDVRATTINDAMKVAAAQALADLARQDVPDDVAAAYQGNRPKYGPNYIIPVPFDPRLISAIPVAVAQAAMDSGVARKPILDLDKYTNELSARRDPIASTLQRIYDRVRRQPKRVVFAEGEEEQVMRAAVSYANQKLGTAILLGREEQIKDTARNAGVDLSKPGIEIINARLSRRNGIYADYLYERLQRKGYLFRDCQRLINNDRNHFAATMVALGDADAMVTGVTRNYSTALDDVRRVIDARPGHRVIGASVVLARGRTVIVADTAVHDMPDAHQIADIAEEAANFARRMGYEPRIAMLAYSTFGHPPGERSERVQEAVKILDKRRVDFEYDGEMAADVALNPRLMQQYPFCRLSGPANVLVMPAFHSASISTKMLQELGGSTVIGPLLVGLNKPVQIVSLNAKDSDIVNMAAIAAYSAGA, encoded by the coding sequence ATGCCCGATAAGGAAAAAAACGAACGGCAAGGCCCCTCGGTCAGCCCGCAGGAAGCGCTCGATTTCCACTCCATGGGGCGGCCCGGAAAGCTGGAGATCACACCGACCAAGCCGATGGCCACGCAGCGCGACCTGTCGCTCGCCTATTCGCCCGGCGTCGCGGTGCCTGTCCAGGCCATCGCGGAAGACCCGAGCCGCGCCTTTGACTACACGACGCGCGGCAATCTCGTGGCGGTGATTTCCAACGGCACAGCGATTCTCGGCCTCGGCAATCTGGGAGCATTGGCCTCCAAGCCGGTGATGGAGGGCAAGGCGGTGCTGTTCAAGCGCTTCGCCGATGTCGATTCCATCGATCTGGAGGTCGACACGGAAGACGCCGACGCTTTCGTGAATTGCGTGAAGCTGCTCGGCCCGTCCTTCGGCGGCATCAATCTCGAAGACATCAAGGCACCCGAATGCTTCATCATCGAGCAGCAGCTTCGCGAGTTGATGGACATTCCCGTCTTTCATGACGACCAGCACGGCACGGCGATCATCGCCATCGCCGGCCTCATAAATGCGCTGCACCTGACCGGCCGCGACATGCAGTCGACCCGGCTCGTGTGCAACGGCGCGGGCGCCGCCGGCATCGCCTGCATCGAGCTCGTCAAGTCGCTGGGATTTAGGCCTGAGAACGTGATCCTTTGCGACACCAAGGGCGTCGTCCACAAGGGCCGGACCGAGGGCATGAACCAGTGGAAGTCGGCCCACGCCGTGGAGACGGACAGGCGCACGCTCGCTGATGCGCTGGACGGGGCCGACGTCTTCTTCGGCCTGTCGGCCAAGGGCGCGCTGACGCCTGCCATGGTCAAATCGATGGCCAAGAACCCCATCATCTTCGCCATGGCCAATCCCGACCCGGAAATCACGCCGGAGGAGGTGGCGGAAATCCGCACCGACGCCATCATGGCGACCGGCCGTTCGGACTATCCGAACCAGGTCAACAACGTGCTCGGCTTCCCCTATATCTTCCGGGGCGCGCTCGACGTGCGGGCTACCACCATCAATGACGCGATGAAGGTGGCCGCCGCCCAGGCCTTGGCCGATCTGGCGCGCCAGGACGTGCCGGACGACGTGGCCGCCGCCTATCAGGGCAACCGCCCGAAATACGGGCCGAACTACATTATCCCGGTCCCGTTCGACCCCCGGCTGATCTCGGCGATCCCGGTGGCCGTCGCGCAGGCGGCGATGGATTCGGGCGTGGCGCGCAAGCCGATCCTCGACCTCGACAAATACACCAACGAGCTTTCCGCCCGCCGCGATCCCATCGCCTCCACGCTGCAGCGCATCTACGATCGCGTGCGCCGCCAGCCCAAGCGCGTCGTCTTCGCCGAGGGCGAGGAGGAGCAGGTCATGCGCGCGGCCGTCTCCTACGCCAACCAGAAGCTGGGTACGGCAATCCTCCTCGGCCGGGAAGAACAGATCAAGGATACGGCCAGGAACGCCGGCGTCGACCTTTCAAAACCGGGCATCGAGATCATCAACGCCAGGCTCTCCCGCCGCAACGGGATCTATGCCGACTATCTCTACGAGCGCCTGCAGCGCAAGGGCTATCTCTTCCGCGACTGTCAGCGCCTGATCAACAACGACCGCAACCACTTCGCCGCCACCATGGTGGCGCTCGGCGATGCCGATGCGATGGTGACGGGCGTGACCCGCAACTACTCCACCGCGCTCGACGATGTGCGGCGCGTGATCGACGCAAGGCCTGGGCACCGGGTGATCGGCGCCTCCGTCGTGCTGGCGCGCGGACGCACCGTCATCGTCGCGGACACCGCCGTCCACGACATGCCCGACGCTCACCAGATCGCCGACATCGCCGAGGAGGCGGCCAACTTCGCCCGCCGCATGGGCTATGAGCCGCGCATCGCCATGCTCGCCTACTCCACTTTCGGGCACCCGCCCGGCGAGCGTTCCGAGCGCGTACAGGAGGCGGTGAAGATACTCGACAAGCGCCGCGTCGATTTCGAATATGATGGTGAGATGGCCGCCGACGTCGCGCTCAACCCGCGTCTGATGCAGCAATATCCCTTCTGCCGCCTGTCGGGACCGGCCAATGTGCTGGTCATGCCGGCCTTCCACTCAGCCTCGATCTCCACCAAGATGCTGCAGGAGCTCGGCGGCTCGACCGTCATCGGGCCGCTGCTCGTGGGTCTCAACAAACCGGTGCAGATCGTCTCCCTGAACGCCAAGGACTCCGACATCGTCAACATGGCCGCCATCGCCGCCTACAGCGCGGGAGCCTGA
- the mutS gene encoding DNA mismatch repair protein MutS, with translation MMQQYLEIKAVNADSLLFYRMGDFYELFFEDAEIASRALGITLTKRGKHQGDDIPMCGVPVHAADDYLQRLIGLGHRVAVCEQMEDPAEAKKRGSKSVVRRDVVRLVTPGTITEEKLLDPAQANYLMALGRVKGGDEPSLALAWIDISTGIFRVAATSADRLLADILRIDPRELVMAETVYHDPALRPVLDALGRIAGPQPTSTFDSASAEMRLTRFYGVATLDGFGQFSRAELSAIAGAVAYVEKTQVSERPPLGRPERDDESRSLFIDPATRANLELTRTLSGNREGSLLKAIDRTVTGAGGRLLAERLTAPLTDPSVIAERLDSVSFFLAEPSLRDQLRETLKGVPDFARALSRIALNRGGPRDLGALSAGLTAAREAAGLLGARDLPAELRAAVEKIEALPGELAAHLDRALADELPLLKRDGGFVRAGYDGELDEMRALRDQSRRIIAGMESDLIEETGIRSLKIRHNNVLGYYIEVTANNAQALNGSDEAKARFIHRQTMASAMRFTTTELAELETKIANAADRALGIELGVFERLVAEVVAASDALRAGAAALAVLDVSAALAVLAETEDYCRPQVDDSLDFHIEGGRHPVVEQALRKQLAEPFVANDCDLSPAESAKFGAIWLLTGPNMGGKSTFLRQNALISVLAQMGSFVPARQVRLGVVDRLFSRVGASDDLARGRSTFMVEMVETAAILNQAGERSLVILDEIGRGTATFDGLSIAWAAVEYLHEHNRCRALFATHFHEMTALSEKLGRLANVTMRVKEFEGDVIFLHEIGKGAADRSYGVQVARLAGLPPAVVERARAVLHELEEGETTGKAARLVDDLPLFTAAVRQEPEKPKKPDRLSQTLAGLNPDEMTPREALEALYRLKEEAGRQRS, from the coding sequence ATGATGCAGCAATATCTGGAGATAAAGGCGGTCAACGCCGATTCGCTGCTGTTCTATCGCATGGGCGATTTCTACGAGCTGTTTTTCGAGGACGCCGAGATTGCCAGCCGGGCGCTGGGCATCACGCTGACCAAGCGCGGCAAGCACCAGGGCGACGACATACCCATGTGCGGCGTGCCGGTGCATGCGGCGGACGACTATCTGCAAAGGCTTATCGGGCTCGGGCACCGGGTCGCCGTATGCGAGCAGATGGAGGATCCGGCGGAAGCGAAGAAGCGCGGCTCGAAATCGGTGGTGCGGCGCGATGTCGTGCGGCTGGTGACGCCCGGCACCATCACCGAAGAAAAGCTGCTCGACCCCGCCCAGGCGAACTATCTGATGGCGCTCGGCCGCGTGAAGGGCGGAGACGAACCGTCGCTGGCGCTCGCCTGGATCGACATTTCGACCGGCATCTTTCGCGTCGCCGCCACCAGCGCCGATCGGCTTCTGGCCGACATTCTTCGCATCGACCCGCGCGAATTGGTGATGGCCGAAACGGTCTATCACGACCCCGCGCTGCGGCCGGTTCTCGACGCGCTCGGGCGCATCGCCGGGCCGCAGCCGACCAGCACCTTCGACAGCGCCAGCGCGGAAATGCGGCTGACGCGCTTTTACGGCGTGGCGACGCTCGACGGGTTCGGGCAGTTCTCGCGGGCCGAGCTTTCGGCCATCGCCGGGGCGGTCGCCTATGTGGAAAAGACGCAGGTTTCCGAGCGCCCGCCGCTCGGCCGGCCCGAGCGCGACGACGAGAGCCGCAGCCTGTTCATCGATCCTGCCACCCGCGCCAATCTGGAGCTGACGCGCACGCTTTCGGGAAACCGCGAGGGCAGCCTTTTGAAGGCCATCGACCGCACGGTGACGGGAGCGGGCGGGCGGCTTCTGGCCGAGCGGCTGACGGCGCCGCTGACGGACCCGTCCGTCATCGCCGAGCGGCTCGATTCGGTCTCCTTCTTCCTGGCCGAGCCCAGCCTGCGCGATCAGTTGCGGGAGACCCTGAAGGGCGTGCCCGATTTCGCCCGGGCCTTGTCGCGCATCGCGCTCAACCGCGGCGGTCCGCGCGATCTGGGCGCGCTGTCGGCGGGCCTGACGGCGGCGCGGGAGGCGGCGGGGCTGCTTGGTGCCAGGGACCTGCCGGCGGAATTGCGGGCGGCCGTCGAAAAGATCGAGGCGCTGCCTGGCGAGCTCGCCGCCCATCTCGACCGCGCGCTGGCGGATGAGCTGCCCCTTCTCAAGCGCGACGGCGGCTTCGTGCGCGCCGGCTATGACGGCGAGCTGGACGAAATGCGGGCGCTGCGCGACCAGTCGCGCCGCATCATAGCGGGTATGGAAAGCGACCTGATCGAGGAGACGGGCATCCGCTCGCTCAAGATCCGGCACAACAATGTGCTGGGCTATTATATCGAGGTCACGGCCAACAACGCCCAGGCGTTGAACGGCTCCGACGAGGCCAAGGCGCGCTTCATCCACCGGCAGACGATGGCCAGCGCGATGCGTTTCACCACCACGGAACTGGCGGAGCTGGAGACAAAGATCGCCAATGCCGCCGACCGCGCGCTGGGCATCGAGCTTGGCGTGTTCGAACGGCTGGTGGCCGAAGTGGTGGCAGCTTCGGACGCCTTGCGGGCGGGAGCCGCGGCGCTGGCCGTGCTCGACGTTTCGGCGGCGCTGGCCGTGCTGGCGGAGACCGAGGATTACTGCCGTCCGCAGGTCGACGACAGCCTGGATTTCCACATCGAGGGCGGCCGGCATCCGGTGGTGGAGCAGGCGCTGCGCAAGCAGCTGGCCGAGCCCTTCGTGGCCAATGACTGCGATCTTTCACCAGCTGAAAGTGCAAAATTCGGGGCAATCTGGCTGTTAACCGGCCCCAATATGGGCGGAAAATCGACCTTTTTGCGCCAGAATGCGCTGATTTCGGTCCTGGCTCAGATGGGATCCTTCGTCCCGGCGCGGCAGGTCCGGCTCGGCGTGGTGGACCGCCTGTTCTCGCGCGTCGGCGCCTCCGACGATCTGGCGCGGGGCCGTTCCACCTTCATGGTGGAGATGGTGGAGACGGCGGCCATCCTAAACCAGGCGGGCGAGCGGTCGCTGGTGATCCTCGACGAGATCGGCCGGGGCACGGCCACGTTCGACGGGTTGTCGATCGCCTGGGCGGCGGTGGAATATCTGCATGAACACAATCGCTGCCGGGCGCTCTTTGCCACCCATTTCCACGAAATGACGGCGCTTTCGGAAAAGCTCGGCCGGCTTGCCAATGTGACGATGCGGGTGAAGGAATTCGAGGGCGACGTCATTTTCCTGCATGAGATCGGCAAGGGCGCGGCCGACCGCTCCTACGGCGTCCAGGTCGCGCGGCTGGCGGGCTTGCCGCCGGCGGTCGTCGAGCGCGCGCGCGCCGTGCTGCACGAATTGGAGGAAGGCGAAACCACGGGCAAGGCGGCGCGCCTTGTCGACGACCTGCCGCTGTTCACGGCTGCCGTGCGGCAGGAGCCGGAGAAGCCGAAAAAGCCGGACCGTCTTTCGCAAACGCTGGCCGGCCTCAACCCCGACGAGATGACGCCGCGCGAAGCGCTGGAGGCGCTTTACCGGCTGAAGGAGGAAGCGGGACGGCAGAGAAGCTGA